In the Arthrobacter sp. Soc17.1.1.1 genome, AACAGGCCAGTGTCGGCGAACGGTTGGCTCCAGAGGTGTAGATCCCCGCCGTCCACGCACTCGCTATCGGTGGCGTCGACCGAACGACCGGACTGGTCGCTCACGAGGGAAAGTTCAGGCCGCGGGAACACGTAGTTGGAGCGAGCGTGGCCCCAGACCGCGGACGTCCGCGCGTGATCGTCGAAAGGCTTGGTGCCCCGGTAATGACCTTCGTGGATGCGCGGCCAGATGCCGTTGCGGCATGAGTGCGTAGCTGATAGCCTCTAAGGTCAAGAATCAGAGCATGACTATTAGGAGACCCCTTCGTCTCCGCTAGCGTAACAGGCTCTCGTGGGTAGCGACAAGTGGTTTCAGCCAATTTGTTCAGCTCGCGGTACCGGTTGGGGGCGGTGCAAGGGGTGGAAGGAGGATAAGCGGTAGCGCACCGTGGCGAAGGTGAGAACGTGCGGCCCGATTTGAGCTGCTGTGGCAGCACTTCGGATCGACCCTTAGAGGAGCAGGGCATGGCTTCCTTGCAGAATCACCCGTTCCAGGACGTCGTGAACACCGCCGCTTGTACGCAGCTGTTCGCGTTCGATGCTTCAGGTGAACGATTGACTTGGAACCTTGACGAGCGGCAAAGCGGGATAAGGCCTGAGACATTTCCGCCATGTCGGTGCAGTCCTCAATACGAACAACGCCCCAACTACTCCGGGCTGTATCCGTTTCCGGGGCAGGCCAAAATGGTGATGTTCGAGTCTCTGACTGAGATGCGGTGCCTCATGGAGCTGGAGCACGGTGGGGAGGTTGGCACCATCGCAGCTCAACCGTTCGGGCTTGTCTTCTTGGACGGGAGTATGCACTACCCAGATTTTGCGGCGAGGATGCATACCGGCGAGACGTGCATCATCGATGTGAAGCCCGAAGAATTTGCGACTGGAGGAAAATTCCTTCGTATCGAAAATCTGACGCGTCAAGTGTGCAAGGTGCAGAAGTGGGAGTACCGCGTGATGCACGGCCCAGTGGGCTGGCGTGCCGACAATTTGGAGTGGATGTTCGCGTTCAGGTTTGCCGAGTACAAACCTCTCCCGGAAGCGACAGCGAGGGTGCTTGCCGCCCTGTCAAATCCTCAGACGATGCGTTTTGCGGCCGAGACGATAGATCCACGGATGCACCTCGGCTTGGGGTACGCCTTCCTATCCAACATGTTGTTCAACCGTCAAGTGGTTCCGTGCGAGCCAGGCCCTTTCCACCCGGACCTGCTGATCCTAGGGGTTTTCGGGTCGGGTGCCGTGGGGGCGCCGACATGAGTGCGTACTGTATCGGTGACAGGATCATGTACGCCGACCACGGCTGGGAAATCGTTGACGTTGCGGGGCAGCTTGTCGGCTTGCTCGATCGTGACAATGGCGAACGACTAACCACGTCTCTGTCCAGCCTCATCGCGCAGAACCCTCCCGAGGATCGTTTCGGACGCGTTATTGCTCAGATGAACGTCATCGAGACTTTGGCGGCTGGTGCCCCCAACGCCAATGACCGCCAGGCATGTGCGCTTCGGGAGATGCAGCGGAAGGCCGCCGACGCTTACGAAGTCCTGCACGGCACCGCTATGGGTGCTTCCTGCCCGCGTCCCGGGTACGGCGAAGGTTCGTCCCGTTGGTCGCGCGCCCACTTGAAGGCCCGGGAGCTAGCTGCAATAGCGGACGAGATGAGAGCACGGGATCCTGCTTCTGCACGAGCGCTAACGAGAAGTCATTCCTCTCTCCTTCGTGATGCGGAAAAGCTAATGCAGAGCGGCTTGGCGGCATTGATCGACGGGCGGCGCTCGCGCAACCACACCGTACTCGACGGGATCGCCGCGGAGGTCCTCAAGGAGTGCAACTGGGTTCTTCGGGACCTGGGAAAACGTTCCCGGGTCCCGAAGCAGGAGCAAGTTGCGAGGGTGCAACGCCGCTTGAGGAAGAAGTATCCCGATGCAGATTTCGCTCTGCCGCCTGCCAGACGGCTGGGAAAAATTCTCGACGAACTCTCCGACGGTCAATACTTGGACGGGGACGCTCTCAACCGGCTAACTGCTGCCAACACCCCGAAACGCGTCAATCAAGCTCGGTCCGCCTTACTCCCTGGCTCAGAGATCCAGGTGGATTCTACCCGTCTGGACATACTCCTGATCCTGCCGGGTGGCAAAATCGGTCGTCCCGAATGCTCCATCATGGTCGATAAGGCAACACGGAGCATTTTGTCGTTCTCCTTAGCTAAGAATATTGACGGAGCCGATCTCGCATTCATGATCGCCCAGGCCATGACCCTCCGACCACGGACGGACCTGGAGGACGTCCCGGCCAACTACTGGGAATTGAAGAGTCGGGATCTTCCGTGGGCGCAGATGTACGACGCTGCAGAACGGGAGAGGCTGGATGTGATGGTACCGCTGGTGCGGCCGCGGTGCATCGAGACCGACCACGGCCGCGACTACACATCAGAAGTCGTTGAGTCGGCCTGTCGCCAGCTCGGCATCACTCTTGTCCGATCATCCGTCCGAACGCCGACGGATAAGGCAGTGGTCGAGAGGGCATTCGGAACTATCAAAACACGATTCCTGTCGCAATTGCCTGGGTTCACCGGGGGTGCACTATCCAGCCGGGGTGATCATCCTGAGAAGGACAATCTGCTAACGCTATACGAATTCGCTTGGTTGCTAGACCGATGGATTGTGCACATCTGGCAGAACACCCCGGCTGAAGGACTTCGTGAACCGTTGGTCGGGGCTTTGCAGCCGCTCAGCCCAAATGCCGCCTACCAAGCAATGTTCCCCTATGTTGGATTCGTTCCCGTGCCCTTGTCGAGGCGTGACTACATCTCGCTTCTTCCTATTGCAATGAGGACGATTCAGAGCGACGGAATCCAGCTTGAATACAGAATGTACGACTCCCCGGGACTTGACGTGCTTCGACGGCGCACCTCCGGAACTTTGCTGCCGGAGGGCAAATGGGAGGTGCACTACATCCCGACTGACCCAAGAGTTGTCTGGGTCCATAACCCGACCGGCAACACGTACGTCGAGTGCTACTGGAAGGAGAATCGTCTCGATAAGCCCTTCTCTCGCCCTATTCGGGAGCGCGCCCGGCAAATGATCGACGACGGAGAAGTGGATCCGTCCTACTGTTCCACCGACGCGACGATGAGCCTTATAGATGTGGCATTGAGTCAGGTTCGTAAGGGGCGGCGTGAGGAAGCGAAGAAGGAACTGGAGCGGGGATTTCAAGAGGCCCAAAGAGGACACCAACCTGCCATGACCACAATCAATGGCGTCGAAGATTTGGAACCCGTCGACCAGTCCGATCAGCTCGACGTGAGCGAGTGGGGGCCCGACGACGAGATTCAGGGCTTTGATGCAGTGAATGGAGTCGTCCGGTGACCCAGTATCCGCTCCGGGTCCATTCGGGGCTCGATACGAAGCACCACAAGGGATATATCGAGAACCTCCTCGACCTCGGCGCCCCCATCGAGCTGATGCCGATGGACGCCTTTACGGGCATGACCACTGATGCTCGCCGCGACTTCAACAGACTTCGAGCGAAGGCAATTACCCGCGGCATCATGGTCCGCAGCGATTCATTCCTAAACCTGCAGGAAGTCCTCATAGGCGTCATGCGACAACACCAGTTTCGGGAGGGCGGCGGCCACGGTGTCATGGTTTCGGCAGATTCTTATACAGGCAAGACCACTGCGGCGAGGATCCTGATGCTCGACGTCGTGAAGCAGGGCATCTTCGAAGATCCTGAATCCGTGAGCAGGGGCGACGTCCTCGTGAGCTACGTGAACTTACCCTCCACGGGAACACCACTTGGGTTGTACCGCATGCTGGCCTACTACTACGGACTTCCCATCGGCGCCCGTGAAACGGAGGCCACGATGGAGGGCATGGTGCAACATGCCATTAACGTTTGCAACACCCAGCTTGTCGTGATTGACGATGTTCACAATCTGAAATACGGCGGCGCACATTCCCGGAAAGTTAGCGCTGCGATCCGTCGTCTGGGAGACGACATCAATTGCCCCATCCTGCTCATGGGTGTGGCCTTAGAACGGACCAATCTGCTCACTGGACAGGAGGGAGCGCAGATATTTGAGCGGTATCGTCCCGCCGAGATGGCCTCATACCTCAGTATCAAACGTCCGGACGACAAGCAGCGCTGGTTGCGACTAGTCAAATCGATCATCGGCGCGATGCCACTATTTGCCGACAACACACAAGGATTAAGGGCGTTCGCAAGTGAACTCCATAGCTTGACGGGTGGTCGCATTGGCCCCCTCAACTCCATCATCAGCAGGGTCGCCCTAGACCTCATAGAGGCAGATGACCCTGAAAACGAGACGATCCGCGTACAACTGGCTGAAACGAAGGCGGACGAACTGGCGCACGAGGACCGCATCAAAGCCGCCATTGCAGGTCGTTCAGGAAAAAGGGCGAGGGGTGCGGCGTAAGGCCATGGCAGCTGAGATAGCAGGACGACTACCGAAGGCACTAGCACCTGTGCCGCTTATCGGTGAGGTCGTGTCTAGTTACGCTGCCAGACTGGACGCGGCCACTGGTGCGCCGATCGGTCACCTCTGGGGACTGGGTGTATCTCACTCACGTGAGCTGCACGGAGGAACTCCACGCAGCCGAGTTGCGGAGGACGCCGCAGAACAAGCGGCGTTGGATCTCTGCAGGGAGGCGGTTGGTCAACAGGCCGATCGCCTCCAACTTCTAAGGGGCGCCCCAAGAATGAACTGGCATGCCTGCCAGGAGTGCAGCGCTGGCGCTCGTGTCGCCCTGCATCCGGATTTCGCGAGCTTGGTGTGCGCGAGGCACTCACGCTGGACTGGTCCGTCAATCGCTTACGGGGCCCGTACTCTGCGCCGCCTCGCGTCACCGAGCCGCGACCACTCCCGAATCGTTGAGCACGACGTTGTTGAGGCGTCGGCAGCACTCGACGTGCGAAGCATCGAAGCGACGATCGTGTGGGAGTGCCTTCGCCGCGCATCTTCGATTCGCGAGAACTCGTGGGAAGGAACGCCGATACCGGAGGACCTTGTGATTGCGGCGCCGATTTTCCGAACGGTAACGACGCACAGCGTCATCACCACCGTGTGTGACCCCTCGCTGACCTTCTTGGAGATGTACCAAATTGTGGGGGAGCAGATGGCCCAAGCAGGAAATCCATCTGGAGGGGCTGGCACTGATCAAGCTTGGCTCATGCTTCGTCGAACTGCGGCCGCGGCCCGCTTTCGATGGATGGGGGAATGGAACAGCCAAGACCCGAGACCGTGCGTACAGCCGGTCGAGCCCCTAGGGCGACAAGCTGGCCCATTAGAGCCCTTCGGGCGCTATTTGGACTGTCTGCATGGGACCGAGCGCGACGACCAGTGTTGGTGGGATGACCAGTTCAGCAGTCCCGAGGCGAATGCCGGGCTTATGTGCCCCTCCGGCCACATCGTCGACTTATCCCGCAACGCGGCCCAGAGAGCTGACGGTAAAGCGTTTGCCTGCCCGCTGTGCTCCGGACAGCGGATCGTTTTTGGGTATAACTCGTTGGCAGACGTACTGCCGTATCTCGCTAGAGAGTGGGACGAGGGCGGCCCGAGCGATCACGGGCCCTGGGAGGTCGGCCCCGGCAGCAACTTCATGGGTCACTGGATCTGCCCTAAGGGCCACCACTACCCGGCAACTTTCGCGAACCGCGCACTACGAGGCTCGGGCTGCCCGGCGTGCTCGGGCAAAGGCGTTATAGCCGGGGCCAACGACCTTTGCACGACCCATCCCGAGCTGGCCGCACTTTGGGATCCAAACAGTACGAATACATGGGCAACCAATCAGGTGTCGGCAGGGAACTCGAAGCACAAACTCAATTGGCGGTGCCCCTTTGGACACCCCTTCGTCCGCACTACGGCGAAGCTAGTCGAGACAAACGGACGCTGCCAGACCTGTACCGGACGCGTCCTCATACCAGGAGAAAACGATTTGGGTACCGCTCGTCCGGATGTGGCTGCCCAATGGCACCCGCACCTCAACGGAAAGATGACGCCAGCAGATGTGAAGCCGGGCTCGGAGGTGGTGGTGTGGTGGCTGTGCCCCGCAGGGCACGAGTTCCCCATGCAGGTAGACCACCGGTGCAGGGGCGCGGAGCTGACGTGCCCGAAGGAATCCGGCCGGATGCTCGAGAAGGGCGTTTCTGACCTCGAGTTTAGAGAGCCCGAGCTCTGTGAAGACTGGGACTCGACACTCAACGGCAAGGCTCCCGATGAGGTTGTGCCGGGCAGCGGCCGTTGGTGGTGGACCTGTCGAGCTGGCCATCCACAGTATCGCTCGGTCGTGAATCGACGCCGGGCGGGTGGCTGCACCGAGTGCCCGCCAGAGGAAAGGGTCGCTGCCGGCAGTCGCAAAAACACTCGAGGTCGGCAGGGGTGGGACAAGCGAATTGTGGCGCTCGAGCCGGAGAATCTTCCAAGTACGAACCCACCAGGACAAGGAACCGCTGATGATTGAACCGCGACGTGGAGGGGTTCAAGTGCGTCAGTTCTTCCAAGTAGGTCTGCAACTCACAGTCCGGAACCGAAGGCGAGAAAGGGAAGGCGGCGCTCGGATCGAGCGTCGCCTTCCCTTTCTTCATGGGACGGACATGCTGGTCGAAACGCTCAGGCCGGCTGTCCGTGCATGTACTGAGTGGCGCGTGCGCTATTCGTGCCCGTAATCGCCACCCCTATCGCACTTGACCCTGATCGTCTCGCTTCTGTCCCAGCCATCCTTATGGCTGTAGCTGTAGGCCTGGTAGGAGTCGCCGCACTTCCCTTTGTCAGAGGTGTACCTGAAGTCGCCGCCGCGGTCCGTCCAGACGTTGCGCTCGTCAACTGTCCTGGCGTTGTCGTGGTAACTGAATTTGACGATCTTGACGTAGACCTTCTTCGCGTCGTAATTATCGCCCGTGACTCTCAGATCGCCGTTTCGATTCACATCGAGGGTCAGATCCGAGTCATCGCCGTGGTAATTCCCGTTGGCTGCTACCTGGACGGGAGCGGCAACGGCTGGAGCCGAAAGACCCATGCCTGCCAGAAGGGCGAACAGGGTTCCTGCGACGAGGATGAACAGGCGCCAGCTCAGAGATTTTTTCATGATGGTTCTCTTCCACGCATGCCGGGCCGAATAGTAAATGGGTGCGTGTCGCTGTCAGCACGCCGCGGACGGTTGTCCGGCGATGCCGTCCGTGCAGGGCGGAGTAGATTCACGTGAACGAGGACCGGTGTGGGCAGCGATGCCCGCACGGAAGTGTTCCCGTTGTCTCCAGTTGTGATCGTCACGTTCGGACTGGTCTTCCCCAGCGGAACCGTCCCTACACCTTCTCTGGGTGCACCCCCCATGGTAGATGAATGGCAGCTCCGAGAGAAGGGTCCGGGCACAGGCCGAGCGTGGGGTCAGGACCTTTCGAGGGCATGCACTGCGCGTTCGATGACGGGGCGCATGTCGAGCTGGGGGTCCACGGTGAGGCGGTGCAGGAGCAGCCCGTCGGCGAGCGCCATGAGGGCGCGGGTCGCCGGACCGGGGTCGGCGAAGCCGACGGCCGTCACGATTGACTCGGTCCACGTCTCGAACTCGTGGCGCTGCTGCCGCAGGGGCTCTCCGAGCTCGGGATCGGCTGCGAGTTCGAGGAAGAGGGCGTAGCGCGCGCGGGTCCGCACAGCGAACGGTCCGGCCTGCAGCTCGACCATGGCACACAGGCCCTCGATCAGTTCGTCGGCGCCAGTGACGGCGGGCATCGCGGCCGGATCGAAATCGGCCCGCTCGCGCTCGGCGATCCAGTCGACCACCCCGCCGAGCAGCGCCCGGCGGGTGCGGAACCAGTTCGACGTGGACCCGGCCGGCAGGCCGGCCCGCTCATCGACCCGCGCGTGACTGAGAGCGCGCACGCCTTCCGCACCGAGCAACTCCACAGCCGCCTCGAGGCCCCGCTCGCGTGTGGACGCCGGCATGGACACCTCCTTTCTCCAGGTTTACTATGAACATAGTATCTCCGCCCCACGAAGGAGGTCGCCATGTCCACGCCCATCCCGACCTGGTCTCCACCTCTGCCCGAAGCAGCAGGCTTCGACCACCTCGTCGTCGAGACGCCCGGCCTGCGGACGCACGTGGCTACTGTCGGCGAGGGCGATCCGGTCCTGCTCCTGCATGGATTCCCCCAGCACTGGTGGCAGTGGCGCGCCGTAGCCCCGCTCATCGCCGCACGCGGTTACCGCGTGATCTGCCCCGATCTGCGCGGCGCGGGCTGGACCGTGGTCGACGACCCGCGGATCGACCGCGAGAGCCGGCTGCGCGATCTGCTCGCTCTCCTCGACGTCCTCGCTGTCGGGCGGGCCCACGTCGTCTCCCACGACATGGGCGTCATCACCGCCGTCCAACTGAGCTACGACCACCCCGAGCGGGTCCGGACAGCAGTGCAGCTCGCGGTGCCGCCGGCCTTCTTCGCGTTCAGCCCGAAGATCGTCCCCGGTTTCCGGCACCTGCCCCGTTTCATCTGGCATCGCCCGGGCACCTCGCTGCGCGGCATCTTCTCCGAGGCCTACGTGGCCCGGCCCATGTCGGAGGCCACCATCGAAGCCCACCTCGCCCCGCTGCGCCGGCCCGGGATCGACGAGGCGGTACGTCCGCTCACCCGCGGCATGATCCTGCCCGAAGCCGTCCGCATGATGCTCGGCGTCTACCGCCGTCGGCGGCTCACGGTGCCGACCCTCGTCGTCTACGGCCGCCGGGACCGCCCCTGGACCGAGCAGGTCCTCGAGCGCATCTGCCGCAATCCGGAACGGTACGCCGATCGCGTCGAGCTCGCCTACGTCGAGGACGCGGCGCATTTCATCACCGACGACGCACCCGCCGAGGTCGCCGACCTCGTACTCGACTGGTTCGATCGCTCGGCGTGAGCGGCCCGATCGGCCGCCTGCCACTCCGGCCTTCTTCCGGCAACCGGTGGGGGAGCAGGGGTCAGGGCTCTTGGCGCGACGGCCATAGGGCCGGCTCGGGCGCAGCGCCGGTCAGTAGGCCTGCTGGATGGCCGCGGCCACCGCCCCGACGTCGTCGTTCGCCTTGAACACGCCTTCGATACCGGCGGCGAACCCCTGATTCAGGATGATCGCGAACGCGACGTCGCGGCCGCTCCCGGTGACCATGACCCCTCCGAGCGTCTTGGTGCCGAGCCGGGCGCGCCCGTTGAACAGGTCACCGCCGACGAGGGTGCCGGTCTTGGCGAACACCTTCCCGGCGGCGGGACTGCCCACCTGTACCGTCGACAGCGAGCCGTCGACGCCGAGGATCGGGAGGGTGTCCCGCCAGCGTCCGGCGTCCGGGCGGTCCGCCATGATCGTCTGGACTTGGACCGCGTTCCCGGTCGTGACGTAGTTGCCGTCCAGGCCGGAGCCGTCGATCAGGGAGGCCCCGGTGGTGTCGAGACCGGCCTCCTTCCAGATCCTGCCGGCCTCGCTCATGCCCGTGCTGCAGTCGTCCTTGCCCGTCTCCACGGCCAGGAGACAGACGAACGTCTGGGCGCCGCGGTTGTAGCTGATCTTCATGACGTAGGTGGCCTCCTGCGCCAGCGGGAGCGACTCGAGTCCGGCGACGGACGGGAGCGTATCGATGTCGGCCTGCGGTGCGAGCGTGGCGGTGGAGTTGACGGCGGTCGGATCGGCGGCCACGGCCACGCCCGCCCGCTCAAGTGCCTCGATGAACGCCGTGCGGGCGAAGGTGGCGGGATCGTCCAGCACGAGCACCTTCAGCTGCGGATCGCTGTCTGCGGAGATCGTGCCGCTGATGGCGATCTCACCGCCTCCCGTCGACTGCGGATTCGTCACCTCCGCCGGCTCGCCGGCCGCAACGGTCCG is a window encoding:
- a CDS encoding TniB family NTP-binding protein; amino-acid sequence: MTQYPLRVHSGLDTKHHKGYIENLLDLGAPIELMPMDAFTGMTTDARRDFNRLRAKAITRGIMVRSDSFLNLQEVLIGVMRQHQFREGGGHGVMVSADSYTGKTTAARILMLDVVKQGIFEDPESVSRGDVLVSYVNLPSTGTPLGLYRMLAYYYGLPIGARETEATMEGMVQHAINVCNTQLVVIDDVHNLKYGGAHSRKVSAAIRRLGDDINCPILLMGVALERTNLLTGQEGAQIFERYRPAEMASYLSIKRPDDKQRWLRLVKSIIGAMPLFADNTQGLRAFASELHSLTGGRIGPLNSIISRVALDLIEADDPENETIRVQLAETKADELAHEDRIKAAIAGRSGKRARGAA
- a CDS encoding zinc-ribbon domain-containing protein; translated protein: MCPSGHIVDLSRNAAQRADGKAFACPLCSGQRIVFGYNSLADVLPYLAREWDEGGPSDHGPWEVGPGSNFMGHWICPKGHHYPATFANRALRGSGCPACSGKGVIAGANDLCTTHPELAALWDPNSTNTWATNQVSAGNSKHKLNWRCPFGHPFVRTTAKLVETNGRCQTCTGRVLIPGENDLGTARPDVAAQWHPHLNGKMTPADVKPGSEVVVWWLCPAGHEFPMQVDHRCRGAELTCPKESGRMLEKGVSDLEFREPELCEDWDSTLNGKAPDEVVPGSGRWWWTCRAGHPQYRSVVNRRRAGGCTECPPEERVAAGSRKNTRGRQGWDKRIVALEPENLPSTNPPGQGTADD
- a CDS encoding TetR/AcrR family transcriptional regulator; protein product: MPASTRERGLEAAVELLGAEGVRALSHARVDERAGLPAGSTSNWFRTRRALLGGVVDWIAERERADFDPAAMPAVTGADELIEGLCAMVELQAGPFAVRTRARYALFLELAADPELGEPLRQQRHEFETWTESIVTAVGFADPGPATRALMALADGLLLHRLTVDPQLDMRPVIERAVHALERS
- a CDS encoding alpha/beta fold hydrolase — protein: MSTPIPTWSPPLPEAAGFDHLVVETPGLRTHVATVGEGDPVLLLHGFPQHWWQWRAVAPLIAARGYRVICPDLRGAGWTVVDDPRIDRESRLRDLLALLDVLAVGRAHVVSHDMGVITAVQLSYDHPERVRTAVQLAVPPAFFAFSPKIVPGFRHLPRFIWHRPGTSLRGIFSEAYVARPMSEATIEAHLAPLRRPGIDEAVRPLTRGMILPEAVRMMLGVYRRRRLTVPTLVVYGRRDRPWTEQVLERICRNPERYADRVELAYVEDAAHFITDDAPAEVADLVLDWFDRSA
- the dacB gene encoding D-alanyl-D-alanine carboxypeptidase/D-alanyl-D-alanine endopeptidase, which encodes MIRRLRRTTAAAAALLLAAGATSCTVAPAADVERAPSQLPDAALEVMNQPEYASGRWQITATDLDTGELLVDLDGSRMAEPGSFAKTYSTGAAWLTWGPDHTVTTPVKRVGEVVDGVLQGDLVLVGKGDLTMGGRTKPDGTVDYTDLDHNDANPLPGATLTPQDPLTGLNDLARQVRASGIDTVGGNVVIDDRLFAGELAGEPITPIIVNQNILDLQITPGAVGEAATVELTPAVEPWRVVSDIRTVAAGEPAEVTNPQSTGGGEIAISGTISADSDPQLKVLVLDDPATFARTAFIEALERAGVAVAADPTAVNSTATLAPQADIDTLPSVAGLESLPLAQEATYVMKISYNRGAQTFVCLLAVETGKDDCSTGMSEAGRIWKEAGLDTTGASLIDGSGLDGNYVTTGNAVQVQTIMADRPDAGRWRDTLPILGVDGSLSTVQVGSPAAGKVFAKTGTLVGGDLFNGRARLGTKTLGGVMVTGSGRDVAFAIILNQGFAAGIEGVFKANDDVGAVAAAIQQAY